The following are encoded in a window of Cyprinus carpio isolate SPL01 chromosome A13, ASM1834038v1, whole genome shotgun sequence genomic DNA:
- the LOC109099336 gene encoding thyroid receptor-interacting protein 11-like encodes MSSWLGGLGSGLGQSLGQVGGSLSSFTGQISNFTKDILLESAEEVGDGASELQVSSPRLQELETLYAAQKSEYERLRRINSELEEKLEAAEIQVKQQSVEYRTLLQQKEVEISHLKARQSGLQEEVQKLQHSVQAAASSSSTDSAAVLPVTTAANTTTSSSFLHRSSAVHQGIHGDEVDLSDVLWSQQEINRLSSEVHRLEADVAHWRRVAQASKLPGVDGNGEVVKMHRMIKELREEMAREVDEHQHELAALQDAQRLKMAEISKRHREELAEYEERIEELEEQLQSEGGNVAQKSSTVQDSAKLQELHSTIQSLQEEAELHRKQHRDLLASLEEAEHQKTKLEREKEEATAENTELLQNYSRLQKSVNELQARVQEQEGKSVLKAQHDDEIQTLKKALAGAEKEMARLRTLSESSPTEEVEHADILELNTIIDTLREEKEEVEREKLALVERLTLAEERHKGFESESAVELSQEVSDLKSQLQQRERALKQAHLDIETLSAELEELDRQNQEATQHLIAVKEQLSLQKTQADAEKAHLQSDLNSSLDQRRTLQLELEAQGEKLSQSAFSLNELHMAKQQLETTVKELREKLCKSQDLGKELRQESSELKRALQERESELTALCEKLTHSGEQGNESEEHRKVLEARDEEIRDLRTELAEVKASYERAITEDFELKIENRKLKEECTQALGKIDSLERQIQDGQASLSRMSLEKDTRIEALKLEKSQLESELSRTEKRLSDQAKQYQQTIDELTRARSMDASALQTEHERMVKLNQEKDLSIAELRREMEQMVSDHKDTSEMLDITVAGQNQLTELLQEKDAFAETLRAQAAETQQELERKFLGATQECDSLRRSVEEKDKQLGVMKEKNSHLKEEIDRLRDQQSRPQLLSEPRTLDIITELETEVAQLKASRDQLEKEVQSLRKVSEEQQVTQHSLQVLQSELEQARTRHEQSSLSYERLISAKDEEIVQLQSEVEGLSTQGQSHIQSVEILQEDKTQSLNGENGNEKHDLSKVEIEKLVKGISEKETEINQLNEKNLSLTKQLDQLVVSQNELGKLSQMVLQKDLEIQALHARVAGGHGQDVVFLQQQLQAYAVEREQVLAVLNEKTRENSQLRSDYHRIMDIVASKEAALLKLQQENQRLSTMSDPSGSQEMFRETIQNLSRIIREKDIEIDALTQKCQTLVTVLQASGAGDSVSGGSGGVSSNQFEELLQERDSLKQQVKKMEEWKQQVITTVRNMQHESAQLQEELLKLQGQVSADSDCSSQLSVDYTRLIHSYEQKEKRLGFLSQELAQVQQTISQLSSTKDVLLGKLGSVKHSPEASATHAFAPPNLKGAAPPGQDESLHQELQSMQRILAEKESMIRILQENNHRLSNSASLSESDQRSHAEELKQAREKQESLQRSLREKDLLIKTKGDQLSQVSENLRNRENDSEVLKQAVTNLKERALILELDVKKLKEENEAIAAKAREKETEFRALQETNMQVSLLLREREFQFSAVNEKAAAIEKMLKDKEQGKSGELNQLLNEVKSMQEKAVLFQQERDQVMMALKQKQMETTALQSELQHTRDKEQRLKQEVERLRNHLLEIEDSYTREALAAEDREGELRRRVALLEERLASSSNAVESASQQASLQVESLQEQLNGAVRQRDEALIQLRASQDQVNQYAVSLSNLQMVLEQFQQEEKAMYSAELEKHKREKEEWRNKAENLQDQAAALQINLDEANAALESASRLTDQLDLKEEQIEDLKKQVDLRQEMLEEAQRKLMNLLNSTEGKVDKVLMKNLYLGYFHTPRNKRSEVLRLMGNVLGLDRDEVTELLQEEGKSGMTGWVSSWLGGRAVQSVPNTPQRPTHTQNLNSSFSEMFVKFLEVESTPALPAPKLPVYDIKPLSAPPPGRSTANTPASGVLGPGKRTGDSNPFLAPRSAAVPLLNPSAGSTAGSGGHLLMKPISDALPTFTPLPVSAEASSGAVLKDLLKQ; translated from the exons ATGTCGTCCTGGCTGGGAGGGTTAGGCTCTGGCCTGGGACAGAGTTTGGGTCAGGTCGGGGGAAGCTTGTCTTCTTTTACCGGCCAGATCTCTAATTTTACCAAAGATATTCTACTGGAAAGCGCCGAGGAAGTGGGAG ATGGTGCCTCTGAGCTGCAAGTGTCCAGCCCTAGATTGCAGGAACTGGAGACTTTATATGCAGCTCAAAAATCCGAG TATGAGCGCTTGCGGAGAATAAACTCTGAGTTGGAGGAGAAGCTAGAGGCGGCAGAGATTCAGGTCAAACAGCAGTCAGTGGAATACAGAACCCTCCTGCAACAGAAAGAG GTGGAGATCAGTCACCTCAAGGCCCGTCAGAGTGGTCTGCAGGAAGAGGTTCAGAAACTCCAACATTCCGTTCAGGCTGCAGCCAGCTCATCCTCCACCGATTCTGCTGCTGTACTTCCTGTTACCACTGCTGCCAATACTACTACTTCGTCTTCCTTTCTGCACCGGTCTTCAGCTGTCCATCAAGGCATCCATGGCGATGAGGTGGACCTCAGTGATGTCCTGTGGTCACAGCAGGAAATTAACCGTCTTTCCAGTGAGGTGCATCGTCTAGAAGCTGATGTAGCCCACTGGAGGAGAGTTGCACAG gcATCCAAGCTACCAGGAGTTGATGGTAACGGTGAAGTTGTGAAAATGCACAGAATGATCAAG GAGCTGAGAGAGGAAATGGCACGGGAGGTGGATGAGCACCAGCATGAACTGGCAGCATTGCAGGATGCCCAGAGGCTGAAAATGGCTGAAATCTCAAAACGGCACAGAGAGGAGCTGGCAGAGTATGAGGAGAGGATTGAGGAGCTTGAGGAGCAGCTTCAAAGTG AAGGTGGAAATGTTGCCCAAAAATCAAGCACAGTACAGGACTCTGCCAAACTTCAAGAATTGCATTCGACCATACAGTCTTTACAGGAGGAGGCTGAGCTTCATCGCAAGCAGCACAGAGATCTATTGGCCAGCTTGGAGGAGGCAGAGCATCAGAAGACCAAGCTAGAAAGGGAAAAGGAGGAGGCTACAGCAGAAAATACAGAATTGTTGCAGAATTACAGTCGCCTTCAGAAGTCTGTAAACGAACTCCAGGCTCGAGTACAGGAACAGGAGGGGAAGTCTGTGCTGAAAGCCCAGCATGACGATGAGATACAAACCCTGAAAAAAGCTCTGGCAG gtGCAGAGAAAGAGATGGCTAGATTGAGGACTCTCAGTGAG agcAGTCCTACAGAAGAAGTAGAACATGCTGACATCCTGGAGCTCAACACCATCATTGATACCCTCAGGGAAGAGAAGGAAGAGGTGGAGAGAGAAAAG CTTGCATTAGTTGAGAGACTGACTCTGGCCGAGGAGAGACACAAGGGTTTCGAGTCAGAAAGTGCTGTGGAACTATCACAGGAAGTTTCAGACTTAAAGAGCCAGCTACAACAACGGGAGCGAGCACTAAAGCAAGCACATCTTGATATAGAGACACTCAGTGCTGAACTGGAAGAACTGGACAGGCAGAACCAGGAAGCCACACAg CATCTTATTGCAGTGAAGGAACAGCTGTCCTTGCAGAAAACTCAGGCTGATGCAGAAAAAGCCCATCTTCAGTCAGATCTCAACTCTTCTCTTGACCAGAGACGGACTCTTCAATTGGAACTGGAAGCTCAGGGGGAGAAGCTAAGTCAAAGTGCCTTCTCCTTGAATGAACTGCACATGGCAAAGCAGCAACTGGAAACCACGGTAAAGGAGTTGAGAGAAAAGTTGTGCAAGTCACAGGATCTGGGCAAAGAGCTGCGGCAGGAGTCCTCTGAACTCAAGAGGGCGCTTCAGGAGAGAGAATCCGAACTTACTGCCCTTTGTGAGAAGTTAACTCATTCTGGGGAGCAAGGGAATGAGTCGGAGGAACACAGGAAGGTACTTGAGGCAAGGGATGAAGAGATCCGGGACTTGAGAACAGAGTTAGCAGAAGTAAAGGCCTCCTACGAGAGGGCCATTACAGAGGACtttgaattaaaaattgaaaacagGAAGTTAAAAGAAGAGTGCACTCAGGCTTTGGGGAAGATTGACAGTTTGGAAAGGCAGATCCAAGATGGTCAAGCCTCTCTAAGCAGGATGTCCCTGGAGAAAGATACCCGCATTGAAGCCTTGAAATTAGAGAAGAGCCAGTTAGAATCTGAGCTAAGTAGGACTGAGAAACGACTATCAGATCAGGCCAAACAGTATCAACAAACCATTGACGAACTGACCAGAGCACGCTCTATGGATGCTTCTGCACTGCAGACAGAACACGAGCGAATGGTGAAGCTGAATCAGGAAAAAGATCTCTCAATTGCAGAGCTCAGGCGTGAGATGGAGCAAATGGTCTCTGACCACAAAGACACCAGTGAGATGCTGGACATCACTGTGGCAGGCCAAAATCAACTCACCGAGCTTCTGCAGGAAAAGGACGCATTTGCCGAAACCCTAAGAGCTCAAGCTGCAGAAACACAACAGGAATTAGAGCGCAAGTTCTTGGGAGCAACTCAGGAATGTGACTCTCTGAGAAGGTCAGTGGAGGAGAAGGACAAACAGCTTGGAGTCATGAAGGAAAAAAACAGCCATCTAAAAGAAGAGATTGACCGTCTTAGGGACCAGCAAAGTAGACCACAGTTATTGTCAGAGCCACGGACACTAGACATCATCACAGAGCTTGAGACTGAGGTGGCCCAGCTCAAAGCTTCCAGAGATCAGCTCGAAAAAGAGGTCCAATCTTTGCGGAAGGTTTCAGAGGAGCAGCAGGTCACACAGCATTCTCTTCAGGTGCTACAGAGTGAACTAGAGCAAGCACGGACAAGACATGAACAAAGCTCACTCAGTTATGAAAGACTCATCAGTGCTAAAGATGAGgagattgtccagcttcagtcagAAGTGGAAGGCCTGAGCACACAAGGACAGAGTCATATACAGTCCGTAGAAATCCTACAGGAAGACAAGACCCAGTCACTGAATGGTGAAAACGGTAATGAGAAACATGACCTTTCTAAGGTTGAGATTGAGAAACTTGTGAAAGGAATCAGTGAGAAAGAGACTGAGATTAACCAGCTAAATGAGAAGAACCTGTCTCTAACCAAACAGCTCGATCAACTTGTGGTCTCTCAGAATGAACTGGGAAAGCTCTCGCAGATGGTGCTTCAAAAAGATCTAGAAATCCAGGCGCTCCATGCTCGTGTGGCTGGTGGACACGGTCAAGATGTGGTTTTCCTGCAGCAGCAGTTGCAGGCATATGCAGTGGAACGTGAACAGGTGTTGGCCGTGCTCAACGAGAAAACCAGAGAAAACAGCCAGCTGCGTTCAGACTACCATCGCATTATGGACATTGTTGCATCCAAGGAAGCCGCCTTGTTGAAGCTCCAGCAAGAAAACCAGCGGCTCTCCACTATGAGCGACCCTTCAGGCAGTCAAGAGATGTTTCGAGAGACCATTCAGAACCTTTCGCGCATCATTCGTGAGAAGGATATTGAGATTGACGCTTTGACTCAGAAATGTCAGACCCTGGTCACTGTCCTCCAGGCATCTGGTGCTGGCGATTCCGTTAGTGGTGGCTCAGGGGGTGTTAGCAGTAACCAGTTTGAGGAGCTCCTACAAGAACGTGACAGTCTCAAACAGCAAGTGAAGAAGATGGAGGAGTGGAAGCAGCAGGTGATCACGACTGTGAGGAACATGCAGCATGAATCTGCTCAGCTCCAAGAGGAGCTGCTCAAGCTGCAGGGGCAGGTTTCTGCAGATAGCGACTGCAGCTCACAGCTCTCGGTGGATTACACCAGACTTATTCATAGCTATGAGCAGAAAGAGAAAAGACTGGGATTTTTGAGTCAAGAGCTGGCACAGGTGCAGCAGACCATCAGCCAACTGAGCAGTACCAAAGACGTCCTGCTTGGGAAGCTTGGCAGTGTCAAGCACTCTCCAGAAGCTTCTGCTACCCATGCTTTTGCCCCTCCAAACCTGAAGGGGGCAGCACCACCTGGTCAAGATGAGAGCCTACATCAGGAGTTGCAGTCAATGCAGAGAATTTTAGCAGAGAAGGAGAGCATGATAAGAATTCTCCAAGAAAACAATCATCGCTTGTCAAATTCTGCATCTCTGTCAGAAAGTGATCAGAGAAGCCATGCAGAGGAGCTCAAGCAGGCCCGAGAGAAGCAAGAATCGCTACAGCGCTCCCTCAGAGAGAAAGATCTGCTCATTAAGACCAAGGGAGACCAACTCAGTCAG GTGAGTGAAAATTTACGTAATCGCGAAAACGACAGTGAGGTCTTGAAGCAGGCTGTGACAAACCTGAAGGAGCGTGCGCTGATCCTGGAACTCGATGTGAAGAAGCTAAAAGAGGAGAATGAAGCGATAGCAGCAAAAGCTCGTGAGAAAGAGACAGAGTTCCGTGCCCTTCAGGAGACCAACATGCAGGTGTCACTGCTGCTTCGGGAACGAGAGTTTCAGTTCAGTGCTGTGAATGAGAAGGCTGCTGCCATTGAGAAGATGCTAAAAGATAAAGAGCag GGTAAATCTGGTGAGCTGAAccaattgttgaatgaagttaaGTCCATGCAGGAGAAGGCAGTGTTGTTTCAGCAAGAAAGAGATCAAGTGATGATGGctctcaaacaaaaacaaatggagaCAACCGCTCTTCAGAGTGAG CTGCAACACACACGCGATAAAGAGCAGCGTCTGAAGCAGGAGGTGGAGCGTTTGCGCAATCACCTGTTAGAGATTGAGGATTCGTACACACGTGAGGCTTTGGCAGCTGAGGACAGAGAGGGAGAGCTGAGACGCAGAGTGGCACTCCTGGAGGAGCGGTTAGCATCTTCCTCCAATGCTGTGGAGAGCGCAAG tcagcAGGCTAGCCTGCAGGTCGAGTCTCTTCAGGAGCAGCTGAATGGTGCTGTCAGACAGCGAGATGAAGCTCTTATTCAGCTCCGTGCTTCGCAGGATCAGGTCAACCAGTATGCAGTGTCACTCTCTAACCTGCAGATGGTGCTAGAACAGTTTCAACAAG AAGAAAAGGCCATGTACTCAGCAGAACTGGAAAAAcacaagagagaaaaagaagagtggagaaataaagcagaaaatctCCAGGATCAGGCGGCTGCTCTGCAA ATAAACCTGGATGAAGCAAACGCAGCTCTAGAATCTGCCTCCCGCCTCACTGACCAGCTGGACCTCAAAGAGGAACAGATAGAAGATCTGAAGAAACAAG tggaTTTGAGACAGGAGATGTTGGAAGAGGCTCAGAGAAAACTGATGAACCTCCTGAACAGCACCGAAGGCAAAGTGGACAA GGTTCTGATGAAGAATCTTTACCTGGGCTATTTTCATACCCCCCGAAACAAGCGTTCTGAGGTGCTGAGGCTTATGGGTAATGTGCTTGGGTTGGACCGAGATGAGGTGACCGAG